The Actinopolymorpha sp. NPDC004070 genome contains the following window.
TGCTCGGGCCGGGTGCGTGGATCGGGCTGTCCGTGCACGCTCCTGGCCACCTCGACGGCGCGCTCACACTGCCGCCGGGGACCGTGGACTACCTCGGCGTGGGCCCGGTCTTCGCCCAGACGACGAAGGCGGACGCGGCGTCGCCGGGCGGCCTGGCCCTTCTCGCCGACCTCGTCGCCACTGCCGCCGCGGCGGGCCTGCCCTGCGTGGCGATCGGCGGCATCGGCCCGGACAACGCCGCCGCCGTGCGCGCCACCGGCGTGGCCGGGATCGCGGTGGTGAGCGCGGTGTGCGGCCGGCCCGACCCAGCGGCGGCCGCCCGAGCCCTGCGTACGGAGGTTCGATGACCGCTCACGTGCCCGTCGCCCTGACCATCGCCACCAGCGACCCTTCCGGTGGCGCGGGGATCCAGGCCGACCTGAAGACGTTCTCCGCCCTCGGCGCCTACGGCACCGCCGTCCTGGTGGCGCTGACAGCGCAGAACACCCGCGGCGTCACCGGCATCCACGTCGTCCCGCCGGCGTTCGTCGCCGAGCAGGTGGACACCCTCGTCGCCGACGTCCGCGTGGACGCGGTGAAGGTCGGCATGCTCGCCGACGCCACGGTCGTGCACACGGTCGCGGACGCGCTCCGCCGCCACCGGGATCGGCTCCCGTCGGTGGTGCTCGACCCGGTGATGGTCGCCTCCAGCGGGGACCGGCTGCTCACCGAGGACGCGGTCGCGGTCGTGCGGACCGACCTGCTCCCGCTGGCCGCCCTGGTGACCCCGAACCTCCCCGAGGCCGCCGCCCTCCTGGACACCTCGCCGGCCCGCACGCCCGCCGAGGTGGAACGCCAGGCCGCTGACCTACTGGCTCTCGGCGTACCCCGGGTCCTGCTGAAGGGCGGGCACGGCGAGGACCCGGAGGAGTCCGCCGACCTGTACGCCGACGCCGACGGCGTGCAGTGGCTGCGGGCGCCCCGGATCCGCACCCGGCACACCCACGGCACGGGTTGCACACTTTCCTCCGCGATTGCCGCACTGCGTCCCCAGCGGCCGGACTGGCGTACCGCCGTCGGCGATGCCAAGGACTACCTGACCGGCGCGCTGGCCGCGGCCGACTCCCTCGACGTCGGCGGGGGACACGGGCCGGTGCACCACTTCCACGCCTGGCGGGGATCGTGGTGACGGCGGCCACCGTGGAGAACGGATCGACGGGGTTCTGCGCGGACGCCTGGGCGGCCACCGCGAAGACCCGAGCGGCGATCGACGCGCTGCCGTTCGTGGTGACCCTCGGCGACGGCAGCCTGGACGGCGCGCGGTTCGCGTACTACCTCGCCCAGGACGCCTTCTACCTCGACGACTACGCCCGGGCGCTCGCGGCCGCCGCGGTGAAGGCGCCGAACAGCGCGGACCTCGCGTTCTTCGCGAAGTCCGCGCACACCGCGATCGAGGTCGAACAGGACCTGCACCGCACGCACGTGCAGGACCTGGCCGGCTACCGGCGGTCTCCGACCTGCGTCGGCTACACGTCGTATCTCCTCGGCGTCGCGCACACCCGCGGCTACGCC
Protein-coding sequences here:
- the thiE gene encoding thiamine phosphate synthase, with translation MGDHPGGALDLSLYLVTDAALCGPRGVAATVRDAVAGGVSAVQLRDPGATTRDLLRTGAQVREVLAGTGVPLFVNDRADVAYALSADGVHLGQSDLPPEHARDLLGPGAWIGLSVHAPGHLDGALTLPPGTVDYLGVGPVFAQTTKADAASPGGLALLADLVATAAAAGLPCVAIGGIGPDNAAAVRATGVAGIAVVSAVCGRPDPAAAARALRTEVR
- the thiD gene encoding bifunctional hydroxymethylpyrimidine kinase/phosphomethylpyrimidine kinase; the protein is MTAHVPVALTIATSDPSGGAGIQADLKTFSALGAYGTAVLVALTAQNTRGVTGIHVVPPAFVAEQVDTLVADVRVDAVKVGMLADATVVHTVADALRRHRDRLPSVVLDPVMVASSGDRLLTEDAVAVVRTDLLPLAALVTPNLPEAAALLDTSPARTPAEVERQAADLLALGVPRVLLKGGHGEDPEESADLYADADGVQWLRAPRIRTRHTHGTGCTLSSAIAALRPQRPDWRTAVGDAKDYLTGALAAADSLDVGGGHGPVHHFHAWRGSW
- a CDS encoding TenA family protein, which translates into the protein MTAATVENGSTGFCADAWAATAKTRAAIDALPFVVTLGDGSLDGARFAYYLAQDAFYLDDYARALAAAAVKAPNSADLAFFAKSAHTAIEVEQDLHRTHVQDLAGYRRSPTCVGYTSYLLGVAHTRGYAELVAALLPCFRVYQDVGMRLLAAAGDLTGHPYGDWIGTYADEEFARSTARVCEIADRVAGGADPATVERMHEAYARATAWEWMFWDAAWRQEGWPGQG